The following are encoded in a window of Brevibacillus sp. DP1.3A genomic DNA:
- a CDS encoding YugN-like family protein: MKQINSSLPGTRATFGYFREALQPHFTLSNWDYEQGYFDRALDDKNTVFLRLPVKVLQGELDSPDAWLELGRPFVIRHVYQTGVEEDIGYMEPLASGLMNQFQEPVDKDAQIESRWIRKAEAVVKELENRLA; this comes from the coding sequence ATGAAGCAAATAAACAGCAGCTTGCCAGGCACGCGGGCGACATTTGGCTATTTTCGTGAAGCGCTTCAGCCACATTTTACATTATCCAACTGGGATTATGAGCAAGGGTATTTCGACCGGGCGCTGGATGACAAAAACACGGTCTTTTTGCGCTTGCCTGTAAAAGTATTGCAAGGCGAGCTCGATAGCCCGGATGCATGGCTGGAACTCGGGCGGCCGTTTGTGATCCGGCATGTGTACCAGACTGGGGTAGAGGAAGATATCGGCTACATGGAGCCGCTCGCTTCGGGTTTGATGAATCAGTTTCAAGAGCCGGTAGACAAGGACGCGCAGATTGAATCGAGATGGATTCGAAAAGCAGAGGCGGTTGTCAAAGAGCTGGAGAATCGCCTCGCGTGA